From the Arthrobacter sp. PM3 genome, one window contains:
- a CDS encoding branched-chain amino acid aminotransferase: MTQTAHGVEFTQHLSETPKSAEERAAILANPGFGDYFTDHTAVVDYSVDAEGNGGWHDARVEPYGPIALDPSAAVLHYGQEIFEGLKAYRHADGSIWTFRPEANAARLNKSARRLALPELPEEYFLGAIRELVAADKEWVPSGDGEALYLRPFMIATEAFLGVRAAREVSFRVIASPAGNYFGGELKPVSIWISREYARAGRGGTGAAKCGGNYAASLIAQQEAEAHGCKQVLFLDQFNDNAVEELGGMNVFFVMKDGSLVTPALSGTILEGVTRSSVIQVAKDMGREVTERKITLDEWRDGVASGEIAEVFACGTAAVITPIGVLKDASEFIGSEDATAGETTMAIRAQLLGIQTGTVEDTHGWLTRLA; the protein is encoded by the coding sequence ATGACTCAGACTGCCCACGGCGTCGAATTCACCCAGCACCTCTCGGAGACCCCGAAGTCTGCTGAAGAGCGTGCAGCCATCCTGGCAAACCCGGGATTCGGCGACTATTTCACCGACCACACCGCAGTTGTCGACTACAGCGTCGATGCCGAGGGCAACGGCGGCTGGCATGATGCCCGGGTTGAGCCCTACGGTCCGATCGCCCTGGACCCCTCCGCCGCGGTGCTGCACTACGGCCAGGAAATTTTCGAGGGCCTGAAGGCCTACCGCCACGCCGACGGCTCGATCTGGACCTTCCGCCCCGAGGCCAACGCCGCCCGGCTGAACAAGTCGGCCCGGCGCCTGGCCCTGCCGGAACTGCCGGAAGAATACTTCCTGGGTGCCATCCGCGAACTCGTGGCCGCGGACAAGGAATGGGTGCCCTCCGGTGATGGCGAGGCCCTGTACCTGCGCCCCTTCATGATCGCCACCGAGGCCTTCCTGGGCGTGCGGGCGGCACGCGAGGTCTCCTTCCGCGTCATCGCGTCCCCGGCCGGCAACTACTTCGGCGGCGAGCTCAAGCCCGTTTCGATCTGGATTTCCCGCGAATACGCCCGAGCCGGGCGCGGCGGCACCGGCGCCGCCAAGTGCGGCGGCAACTACGCGGCCTCGCTGATCGCCCAGCAGGAAGCCGAGGCACACGGCTGCAAGCAGGTCCTCTTCCTGGACCAGTTCAACGACAACGCGGTCGAGGAACTCGGCGGCATGAACGTCTTCTTCGTGATGAAGGACGGCTCGCTCGTCACCCCCGCCCTCAGCGGCACCATCCTCGAGGGCGTGACGCGCTCCTCCGTGATCCAGGTGGCCAAGGACATGGGCCGCGAGGTCACCGAGCGCAAGATCACCCTGGATGAGTGGCGCGACGGAGTTGCCTCCGGTGAAATTGCCGAGGTCTTCGCCTGCGGCACCGCCGCCGTCATCACCCCCATCGGCGTGCTCAAGGACGCCTCCGAGTTCATCGGCTCCGAGGACGCCACGGCGGGCGAGACCACCATGGCCATCCGCGCCCAGCTGCTCGGCATCCAGACCGGTACCGTGGAGGACACCCACGGCTGGCTCACCCGCCTCGCCTAG
- a CDS encoding ABC transporter ATP-binding protein translates to MTNELNLDREAHDRMTASTRRGAHKTRANTIVKATDHATPLELSNITIHYGGGKGGAEPVNVVDDFNMTLHAGEMHCVAGRSGSGKTSILTVGAGLTLPTSGRVFWEGDSLETMGDDEIADRRRALIGYVDQGGALIDGMSALENVLLPAVPDGEVEMRRDMAKDLLDLVGLGRRMRHRPAQLSGGERQRVAIARALILGTRVLVVDEPTASLDRAAANRIISILKDTTSDGIAVLVASHDHELVRQSDTLTELI, encoded by the coding sequence ATGACTAACGAGCTGAACCTTGACCGGGAGGCACACGACCGGATGACCGCCAGCACCCGTCGCGGTGCGCACAAGACCCGCGCCAACACGATCGTGAAGGCCACGGACCATGCCACCCCGCTGGAACTGAGCAACATCACCATCCACTACGGCGGCGGCAAGGGCGGTGCCGAACCCGTCAACGTCGTGGACGACTTCAACATGACGCTGCACGCCGGTGAAATGCACTGCGTCGCCGGCCGCTCCGGCTCCGGCAAGACCAGCATCCTGACCGTCGGCGCGGGCCTGACCCTGCCGACGTCGGGGCGGGTGTTCTGGGAAGGCGACTCGCTGGAGACCATGGGCGACGACGAGATCGCCGACCGCCGCCGGGCCCTGATCGGCTACGTCGACCAGGGCGGCGCCCTGATCGACGGCATGAGCGCGCTTGAGAACGTCCTGCTTCCGGCCGTGCCCGACGGCGAGGTCGAGATGCGCCGCGACATGGCCAAGGACCTCCTGGACCTCGTCGGCCTGGGCCGGCGCATGCGCCACCGCCCGGCCCAGCTCTCCGGCGGTGAGCGGCAGCGCGTCGCGATCGCCCGGGCGCTGATCCTCGGCACCCGCGTCCTGGTGGTCGACGAGCCGACCGCCAGCCTCGACCGGGCCGCGGCCAACCGCATCATCAGCATCCTCAAGGACACCACCTCGGACGGCATTGCCGTGCTCGTGGCTTCACATGACCACGAACTGGTCCGCCAGAGCGATACCCTGACCGAACTGATCTAG
- a CDS encoding 3-isopropylmalate dehydrogenase, whose amino-acid sequence MSASTIDLAVIPGDGIGPEVTAEALKVLEKAAAAEGIVLQQTHYKLGAEHWLETGETLPEATLADLKKRDAILFGAVGAAPGDTRIPSGIIERELLLKLRFSLDHFVNLRPSRLYGTVGSPLANPGEIDFIVVREGTEGPYVGNGGTLRAGTPHEVATEVSLNTAHGVERVVRDAFRRANDRPRKKLTLVHKHNVLVFAGQLWKRTVEAVAQEFPEVTHDYLHVDAATIFMVTDPSRFDVIVTDNLFGDIITDLAAAVTGGIGLAASGNINMERTAPSMFEPVHGSAPDIAGQQKADPTAAILSAALLLDHLGFGGAARKIEAAVTADVEARDGAVRTTSEVGDAIAAAL is encoded by the coding sequence ATGAGCGCATCCACGATTGATCTGGCAGTCATCCCGGGCGACGGCATCGGCCCGGAAGTTACCGCCGAGGCCCTGAAGGTCCTCGAGAAGGCCGCGGCCGCCGAGGGGATCGTGCTCCAGCAGACCCACTACAAGCTGGGGGCCGAGCACTGGCTCGAGACGGGGGAGACCCTGCCCGAGGCAACCCTCGCCGACCTGAAGAAGCGCGACGCCATCCTGTTCGGGGCAGTCGGGGCCGCCCCCGGCGACACCCGGATTCCCTCCGGCATCATCGAGCGCGAGCTCCTCCTGAAGCTGCGCTTCAGCCTGGACCACTTCGTCAACCTGCGGCCCTCCCGCCTCTATGGCACCGTCGGCAGCCCGCTGGCCAATCCCGGCGAGATCGATTTCATCGTGGTCCGTGAAGGCACCGAAGGCCCGTACGTCGGCAACGGCGGCACGCTGCGTGCCGGCACCCCGCACGAGGTCGCCACCGAGGTCTCCCTGAACACCGCCCACGGCGTGGAACGCGTGGTGCGCGATGCGTTCCGGCGGGCCAACGACCGTCCCCGCAAGAAGCTCACCCTCGTGCACAAGCACAACGTCCTGGTCTTCGCCGGCCAGCTCTGGAAGCGCACCGTGGAGGCCGTCGCCCAGGAATTCCCCGAGGTCACCCATGACTACCTCCACGTCGACGCGGCCACGATCTTCATGGTCACCGACCCGTCCCGGTTTGACGTGATCGTCACCGACAACCTGTTCGGCGACATCATCACCGACCTCGCAGCCGCAGTGACCGGCGGGATCGGCCTGGCCGCGTCCGGCAACATCAACATGGAACGCACCGCGCCGTCCATGTTCGAGCCCGTCCACGGGTCCGCCCCGGACATCGCCGGCCAGCAGAAAGCCGACCCCACCGCCGCGATCCTCTCCGCCGCGCTCCTGCTGGACCACCTCGGCTTCGGCGGCGCCGCCCGGAAGATCGAGGCTGCCGTTACGGCCGACGTCGAAGCCCGCGACGGCGCGGTCCGCACCACCAGCGAGGTGGGCGACGCCATCGCGGCGGCGCTGTAG
- the metG gene encoding methionine--tRNA ligase: MTSTDKTPFYITTAITYPNGVPHIGHAYEYIATDAMARFKRLDGYDVFFLTGTDEHGMKIAQAAEKEGITPKELVDRNAEIYKAAHAALGISYDRFIRTTDADHYAASQAIWKKMEANGDIYLSKYEGWYSVRDEAYYGEDDTVVKDDGLRYSRETDTEVTWTAEESYFFRLSAYQDRLLALYEAHPEFGAPQSRFNEVISFVKRGLEDLSISRTTFDWGVPVPGSDGHVMYVWVDALTNYLTGVGYPDLEAESFKKYWPADVHVIGKDISRFHAIYWPAFLMSAGLELPKRIMIHGFLHNNGVKMSKSLGNVVAPADFVAQYGLDQVRYFFLREVPFGADGNYNHEAIVGRANSDLANNFGNLAQRSLSMVAKNCEGRVPAPGEFTAADTALLGQADALLETVRAAFEKQEFSRALEAIWTVLGDTNAYFAEQAPWVLRKTDVERMHTVLYVTLEVLRIVAILAQPVMPTSTAALLDTLGQPEGDARQFTAIGTPIAAGTSLPAPAPVFPKYEEPAEA; this comes from the coding sequence GTGACTTCAACTGACAAAACCCCGTTCTACATCACCACCGCCATCACGTACCCCAACGGCGTGCCGCACATCGGCCACGCCTACGAGTACATCGCTACCGACGCGATGGCACGGTTCAAGCGCCTGGACGGGTACGACGTCTTCTTCCTCACCGGAACGGACGAGCACGGCATGAAGATCGCCCAGGCCGCCGAGAAGGAAGGCATCACGCCTAAGGAACTGGTGGACCGGAACGCGGAGATCTACAAGGCCGCGCACGCGGCCCTGGGGATCTCCTATGACCGCTTCATCCGCACCACGGACGCCGACCACTACGCCGCCTCGCAGGCCATCTGGAAAAAGATGGAAGCGAACGGGGACATCTACCTGTCCAAGTACGAGGGCTGGTACTCCGTCCGCGATGAGGCCTACTACGGCGAAGACGACACCGTGGTCAAGGACGACGGCCTGCGCTACTCGCGCGAGACGGACACCGAAGTCACATGGACGGCCGAGGAGAGCTACTTCTTCCGGCTCTCGGCCTACCAGGACAGGCTGCTGGCCCTCTACGAGGCGCACCCGGAGTTCGGGGCACCCCAGTCCCGGTTCAACGAGGTCATCAGCTTCGTCAAGCGCGGCCTGGAGGACCTGTCCATCAGCCGCACCACGTTCGACTGGGGCGTCCCGGTGCCGGGCAGCGACGGCCACGTCATGTATGTCTGGGTCGACGCGCTCACCAACTACCTCACCGGCGTCGGCTACCCCGACCTGGAGGCGGAGTCCTTCAAGAAGTACTGGCCGGCCGATGTCCACGTGATCGGCAAAGACATTTCCCGGTTCCACGCCATCTACTGGCCGGCGTTCCTCATGAGCGCCGGGCTCGAACTGCCCAAGCGGATCATGATCCACGGCTTCCTGCACAACAACGGGGTCAAGATGTCCAAGTCCCTGGGCAACGTGGTGGCGCCGGCCGACTTCGTCGCCCAATACGGCCTGGACCAGGTGCGGTACTTCTTCCTGCGCGAGGTCCCGTTCGGCGCGGACGGCAACTACAACCACGAGGCCATCGTGGGGCGGGCGAACTCGGACCTGGCCAACAACTTCGGCAACCTGGCACAGCGGTCGCTGTCCATGGTGGCGAAGAACTGCGAGGGCCGCGTCCCGGCGCCGGGTGAGTTCACCGCCGCGGACACCGCACTCCTCGGCCAGGCCGACGCGCTGCTGGAGACCGTGCGGGCCGCGTTCGAGAAGCAGGAATTCAGCCGGGCGCTGGAGGCCATCTGGACCGTCCTGGGCGACACCAACGCCTACTTCGCCGAGCAGGCCCCCTGGGTGCTGCGGAAGACCGACGTCGAGCGCATGCACACGGTGCTGTACGTGACCCTGGAAGTGCTGCGGATCGTGGCGATCCTGGCCCAGCCGGTCATGCCGACGTCGACGGCGGCGCTCCTGGACACGCTCGGCCAGCCCGAGGGCGACGCCCGCCAGTTCACCGCGATCGGCACGCCGATTGCCGCCGGCACGAGCCTCCCGGCCCCGGCCCCGGTGTTCCCCAAGTACGAGGAGCCCGCCGAGGCCTGA